The Leptospira terpstrae serovar Hualin str. LT 11-33 = ATCC 700639 genome includes a region encoding these proteins:
- the dapF gene encoding diaminopimelate epimerase, translated as MKINFTKMEGIGNDYVYIDATKNDIRLSPEQIQKLSDRNFGIGSDGVIFIRNSKTGEFQMDMYNSDGSSSEMCGNGVRCVGKFVFDHGLTKNQKPTIETGKGVLTLDLKTGNTGKVEMVTVDMGEPILKPALVPLIWPGEDAVINQVIEVQGKQYHFTAVSMGNPHCVIYVDDADSFPVREIGPLIENHPLFPRRVNVEFVSVRGKDHLYQRTWERGAGETLACGTGACAVTVASILNGKTGRSVQIDLRGGTLHIEWKENGSVMMTGPAKEVFSGEVEV; from the coding sequence ATGAAAATCAACTTCACCAAAATGGAAGGAATTGGAAATGACTATGTGTATATCGATGCGACAAAAAACGATATTCGCTTGAGCCCGGAACAAATCCAAAAACTATCCGACCGCAATTTTGGAATTGGTAGTGATGGGGTGATTTTTATTCGTAACTCAAAAACAGGCGAGTTCCAAATGGACATGTACAACTCGGATGGAAGTTCTTCTGAGATGTGTGGGAATGGAGTTCGTTGTGTAGGGAAGTTTGTTTTTGATCATGGCCTTACCAAAAACCAAAAACCTACGATTGAAACTGGCAAGGGAGTCCTCACTCTCGACTTAAAAACAGGAAACACTGGCAAAGTAGAAATGGTTACCGTGGATATGGGAGAACCCATTCTTAAACCAGCTCTTGTTCCCCTTATCTGGCCAGGAGAAGATGCAGTCATCAACCAAGTGATTGAAGTCCAAGGAAAACAATATCATTTTACGGCCGTTAGTATGGGGAACCCACATTGTGTGATTTATGTGGATGATGCAGATTCTTTCCCAGTTCGGGAAATTGGACCTCTTATTGAAAACCACCCACTCTTTCCAAGAAGGGTGAATGTAGAATTTGTTTCTGTCAGAGGAAAAGACCACCTCTACCAAAGGACTTGGGAAAGAGGAGCAGGGGAGACTTTGGCTTGTGGGACAGGGGCATGTGCTGTCACTGTCGCATCCATTTTAAATGGAAAAACTGGTAGGTCTGTACAGATTGATCTACGCGGGGGAACACTTCACATCGAATGGAAAGAAAATGGTTCGGTGATGATGACAGGTCCTGCCAAAGAAGTATTTTCTGGAGAAGTAGAAGTTTAA
- a CDS encoding lysophospholipid acyltransferase family protein gives MENTVDQVKKNVENIKKFVTPFFNLAVTTNVYGYHNIVPNGKLILTCNHRSDMDPFVIGSVFPRFISWIAAEYTTRIPLFKDLVEKTGTIPMAIDGNISMASIKKVQQVFKNGDVLGIFPEGHDYMVQNDFSAPLANFHSGFAAFSLRNKVDILPTVIIPDEETVTDYPIPPLVRAFMGMPKEVCDIKRRVVYKKINVVFGEVIKYENYAHLPLDKGMVEVSNETKRRMGELQKVDYLKK, from the coding sequence ATGGAAAACACCGTAGACCAAGTCAAAAAGAACGTTGAGAACATCAAAAAGTTTGTCACTCCGTTCTTTAATTTGGCTGTAACCACAAATGTCTACGGTTACCATAACATTGTACCCAATGGCAAACTCATCCTCACTTGCAATCATCGAAGTGATATGGATCCCTTTGTCATTGGTTCTGTTTTCCCAAGATTTATTTCCTGGATTGCTGCAGAATATACAACTCGCATTCCTCTATTCAAAGACTTAGTCGAAAAAACAGGAACCATCCCTATGGCCATTGATGGCAATATTTCTATGGCCAGTATCAAAAAAGTCCAACAGGTCTTTAAAAATGGTGATGTGCTTGGAATTTTTCCGGAAGGCCACGACTATATGGTGCAAAACGATTTCTCAGCCCCTCTAGCCAACTTCCATTCAGGGTTTGCTGCCTTTAGCCTTCGGAACAAAGTGGATATCTTACCAACTGTGATCATACCTGACGAAGAAACTGTCACAGACTATCCCATTCCTCCCCTTGTTCGTGCCTTTATGGGTATGCCAAAAGAGGTTTGTGATATCAAACGCCGCGTGGTTTACAAAAAAATCAATGTTGTGTTTGGCGAAGTGATTAAATACGAGAACTATGCCCACCTACCGCTTGACAAGGGTATGGTGGAAGTTTCTAACGAAACAAAACGAAGAATGGGCGAGTTACAAAAAGTAGATTATTTAAAAAAATAA
- a CDS encoding class I SAM-dependent methyltransferase: MKSCILCQSSESKTVFNENGTPILECKNCGHVYSSYEQEEHYEGYWDGAEQTYDLKWWDDAHRAVYSDFISTYLKSDKGNLLDVGCGLGFFVKAVLTKKPGWSAVGYEISKQAVKFANEQNGMKTVHAGLVQDSKLPKESFDIITLWDVIEHIPKPHSLLTYLHGLLKPGGILFLQTPNFPIQLAKANLKVKLKGMQEGVHYLEAKDHVNNYKMHTLAELGKQCGFKEPKYKVLMPILSVSGSKSKLAVYFKLGYYFLTKFIFALSFRTINWNNTLFLTLKKP; the protein is encoded by the coding sequence ATGAAATCTTGTATCCTTTGCCAATCTTCCGAGTCAAAAACCGTATTCAATGAAAATGGAACCCCTATTTTAGAATGTAAAAACTGTGGTCATGTGTATTCCTCATATGAACAAGAAGAACATTACGAAGGTTATTGGGACGGGGCAGAACAAACTTATGATTTAAAATGGTGGGACGATGCGCACCGCGCTGTCTATTCCGATTTTATTTCTACATACTTAAAATCTGACAAAGGAAACCTACTCGATGTAGGATGTGGCCTTGGATTTTTTGTGAAAGCAGTGCTCACCAAAAAACCAGGTTGGTCTGCTGTTGGTTATGAAATTTCCAAACAAGCTGTCAAATTTGCAAACGAACAAAATGGAATGAAAACCGTTCACGCAGGTCTTGTCCAAGACTCAAAACTACCCAAAGAAAGTTTTGATATCATCACTTTGTGGGACGTGATTGAACACATTCCCAAACCACATTCCCTTCTCACCTACTTACATGGACTTTTGAAACCTGGTGGAATTTTATTTTTACAAACACCTAACTTTCCGATCCAACTTGCCAAAGCAAACTTAAAGGTAAAACTAAAAGGAATGCAGGAGGGAGTCCATTATTTGGAAGCAAAAGACCATGTAAACAACTACAAAATGCACACATTGGCTGAGCTTGGAAAACAATGTGGTTTTAAAGAACCAAAATACAAGGTGCTTATGCCCATTCTTTCTGTATCAGGAAGTAAAAGTAAACTTGCCGTTTATTTCAAGTTAGGTTATTATTTTTTAACTAAATTTATTTTTGCTCTTAGTTTTAGAACTATCAACTGGAATAATACTTTATTTTTGACGTTGAAAAAGCCATAA